One genomic segment of Brassica napus cultivar Da-Ae chromosome A3, Da-Ae, whole genome shotgun sequence includes these proteins:
- the LOC111197897 gene encoding cytochrome P450 708A2 → MVEVYEFWTIIVTLVVVKLCHWIYKWRNPTSNGKLPPGSMGFPIIGETLEFMKPHDAFQLPTFLTKKILRHGPVFRTSLFGARVIISTDIGLNMEIAKTNHVPGAPKSLARFFGENNLFVKSKESHKHVRNLTSQFLGSQGLRLRMIQDIDSLARTHMELGAKNGGLDIKETSSKILIECLAKKVMGDMEPHAAKELTQCWGGFPRGWFRFSWSIPGNGVYRMLKARNQMMNLLKETVLKKRASGEELGEFFKIIFGETEGGSKKMSIENAIEYIFTFFVIANETTPGVLAATVKLINDNPRVKQELQREHKRIFQDKTEKDEADLTWEDYKSMTFTQMVINESLRITSTVPTMLRIVEHETHVGDYTIPAGWIFMGFPSVHFNPEKYEDPLAFNPWRWEGKDLGVILSRTYMPFGAGSRLCLGAEFAKMQMAIFIHHLCRYTWSMKTETKVLRRFILMFPRGSDVQISEDTEVDNSAVY, encoded by the exons ATGGTAGAGGTTTATGAATTCTGGACTATAATAGTTACACTCGTAGTGGTAAAGCTATGTCATTGGATCTATAAGTGGAGGAATCCAACAAGTAATGGAAAACTTCCTCCAGGATCAATGGGTTTCCCAATCATCGGAGAGACGTTGGAGTTCATGAAGCCTCATGATGCTTTTCAGTTGCCAACATTCTTGACGAAGAAAATCCTCAG ACATGGACCAGTGTTTCGGACAAGCTTATTTGGAGCCAGAGTTATTATATCAACTGATATTGGATTGAACATGGAGATAGCAAAGACTAATCATGTTCCTGGTGCGCCTAAGAGCTTAGCGCGATTTTTTGGGGAAAACAACTTGTTTGTAAAGAGTAAGGAGTCCCATAAGCATGTTCGGAACTTGACATCCCAGTTCCTAGGTTCACAAGGTTTGAGATTGAGGATGATACAAGACATTGATTCTTTGGCTCGCACACACATGGAGTTAGGAGCTAAGAATGGTGGTCTTGATATCAAGGAAACATCAAGCAAG ATCTTAATTGAATGTCTTGCGAAGAAAGTTATGGGTGATATGGAACCCCATGCAGCAAAAGAACTAACACAATGTTGGGGAGGTTTTCCTAGAGGGTGGTTTCGTTTCTCATGGAGCATTCCTGGGAATGGTGTCTATAGAATGTTGAAG GCAAGAAACCAGATGATGAATTTACTAAAAGAGACTGTGTTGAAGAAGAGAGCATCAGGAGAGGAGCTTGGGGAGTTTTTCAAGATCATATTTGGGGAAACAGAAGGAGGATCGAAAAAGATGAGCATAGAGAATGCGATTGAATACATATTTACTTTCTTTGTGATTGCTAACGAGACAACGCCAGGAGTCCTTGCAGCTACTGTAAAGCTCATAAACGACAACCCTAGAGTCAAGCAGGAGTTGCAAAGAGAGCATAAGCGAATTTTCCAGGATAAGACCGAGAAGGACGAGGCCGACCTAACATGGGAAGACTACAAATCAATGACTTTCACCCAGATG GTGATAAATGAGTCTCTAAGGATCACAAGCACGGTGCCTACAATGCTTAGAATCGTTGAACACGAAACACATGTTGGTGATTACACAATTCCAGCTGGCTGGATTTTCATGGGCTTTCCTAGTGTCCATTTTAATCCAGAAAAGTATGAGGACCCCTTAGCATTTAATCCATGGCGTTGGGAG GGAAAAGACTTAGGTGTGATTCTCTCGAGGACTTACATGCCTTTTGGCGCTGGTTCTAGACTGTGTTTAGGAGCTGAGTTTGCTAAGATGCAGATGGCCATTTTTATCCATCATTTGTGTAGATACAC GTGGTCAATGAAGACAGAGACTAAAGTACTTCGGAGGTTTATACTTATGTTTCCACGTGGATCTGATGTTCAAATCTCTGAAGACACTGAAGTGGATAATTCTGCTGTCTACTAG